A single genomic interval of Natronoarchaeum philippinense harbors:
- a CDS encoding winged helix-turn-helix domain-containing protein, whose translation MTEADVAILEFFYELGDVDDDRVVLPPGTVYENLVEQLGVLQKSKSTISRRMKKLSEEDLLEKIPDTRGTYYRITDVGVDYLEGNVDADDLEEPEN comes from the coding sequence ATGACCGAAGCCGATGTCGCCATTCTGGAGTTCTTCTATGAACTCGGTGATGTCGATGATGACCGCGTAGTCCTTCCGCCCGGAACAGTTTACGAGAACCTCGTTGAGCAGTTAGGGGTCCTCCAGAAGAGCAAAAGCACAATCTCTCGTCGCATGAAAAAGCTATCTGAAGAGGACCTATTAGAAAAGATTCCAGACACTCGCGGGACCTACTACCGGATCACTGACGTAGGCGTTGACTACTTGGAGGGGAACGTCGACGCCGACGATCTCGAAGAACCCGAAAATTAA
- a CDS encoding tyrosine-type recombinase/integrase has translation MSTNPSAGRSTNSNIRWLKPDQVEAMRDAAHEGRHGPRDDAIVTLLYDTGLRRGELVQVDRAMLDLDEEQLRIPASIQKDYPNDNSPSAATFQLDPSGDLRTVRTLRMYLGARDDDSAALFPSRKSDRMSGKGINDVVKRAARRADVQPFAYAGRGEPDDVSAHTLRHSVAWRMLRAEEGNTLYDVRNRLRHATILTTERKYDHFETI, from the coding sequence ATGTCGACCAACCCCAGCGCCGGCCGCTCGACAAACTCGAACATTCGTTGGCTCAAGCCAGATCAGGTCGAGGCGATGCGCGACGCCGCACACGAGGGGCGCCACGGCCCCCGCGACGACGCGATCGTGACGCTGCTCTACGACACCGGCCTCCGTCGCGGCGAACTCGTCCAGGTCGATCGAGCGATGCTCGACCTCGACGAAGAGCAGCTCCGGATCCCAGCGTCGATCCAGAAGGACTACCCGAACGACAACAGCCCGAGCGCCGCGACGTTCCAACTCGACCCGAGCGGCGATCTCCGAACCGTCCGAACGCTTCGGATGTACCTCGGCGCCCGTGACGATGACAGCGCGGCGCTGTTCCCGAGCCGAAAGTCCGACCGGATGAGCGGGAAGGGAATCAACGACGTTGTGAAACGGGCGGCACGCCGCGCCGACGTTCAACCGTTCGCGTACGCGGGACGCGGGGAACCCGACGATGTCTCGGCGCACACGCTCCGGCACAGCGTCGCGTGGCGGATGCTTCGAGCCGAGGAGGGGAACACGCTCTACGATGTCCGGAACCGACTCCGTCACGCGACGATCCTCACGACCGAGCGGAAGTACGATCACTTCGAGACGATCTGA
- a CDS encoding tyrosine-type recombinase/integrase, whose amino-acid sequence MQAPDDLTPAEAREYYLDDLRADSSDHTIRSYGYRLTQFVEWCEEHDVEQVSEISGWTIDQFKRDRQSMGDEPVTVKGKMVAVKQLLDYCARIDAVDEDLPEKVDIPSLSRAEETSDTKLAAEDAQALLEYYRNDPGVYATNHHALLEVLWNTGARLSGIRTLDLEDYYPDRQFLDFKHRPETGTGLKNDEDGERPVSIPETVCDVLDAYIERDRWEKRDDHGRQPLFSCRQGRPSASTIRSWCYLATQPCLHQECPHGETRPTCEYPHRNKASQCPSSRSPHQVRTGSITWHRDRGIPMEVTAERVNASPDVIERHYDKASAVERMEKRRRKYVQDLDFGDNSEQ is encoded by the coding sequence ATGCAGGCTCCCGATGACCTGACGCCCGCGGAGGCGCGCGAGTACTACCTCGACGACCTCCGGGCGGACTCTTCGGACCACACGATCCGGAGCTATGGATACCGGCTCACGCAGTTCGTCGAGTGGTGCGAGGAGCACGATGTCGAGCAGGTCAGCGAGATCTCCGGCTGGACCATCGACCAGTTCAAGCGCGATCGGCAGTCGATGGGCGACGAGCCGGTGACGGTGAAGGGCAAGATGGTCGCGGTGAAGCAGCTGCTCGACTACTGCGCTCGGATCGACGCCGTCGACGAGGATCTGCCGGAGAAGGTCGACATCCCGAGCCTCTCGCGCGCCGAGGAGACGAGCGACACGAAGCTCGCCGCGGAGGACGCTCAGGCGCTGCTGGAGTACTACCGCAACGATCCGGGAGTCTACGCGACGAACCACCACGCCCTCCTCGAGGTGCTGTGGAACACGGGCGCTCGACTGAGCGGCATCCGAACGCTCGACCTCGAGGACTACTATCCCGATCGGCAGTTCCTCGACTTCAAGCACCGCCCCGAGACGGGGACCGGGCTGAAGAACGACGAGGACGGCGAGCGCCCGGTCAGCATTCCCGAGACGGTGTGCGATGTCCTCGACGCGTATATCGAGCGGGACCGCTGGGAGAAGCGCGACGACCACGGTCGCCAGCCGTTGTTTTCGTGTCGGCAAGGCCGGCCGTCGGCGTCGACGATCCGCTCGTGGTGCTACCTCGCAACCCAGCCGTGTCTTCACCAAGAGTGTCCGCACGGCGAGACGCGACCGACCTGCGAGTACCCGCACCGGAACAAGGCGAGTCAGTGCCCATCATCGCGGTCGCCACATCAGGTTCGGACCGGCTCGATCACCTGGCACCGCGATCGCGGCATTCCGATGGAGGTCACGGCCGAGCGCGTGAACGCGAGCCCGGACGTGATCGAGCGTCACTACGACAAGGCGAGCGCGGTCGAGCGGATGGAGAAACGACGACGCAAGTACGTTCAGGATCTCGATTTCGGAGACAATTCAGAACAATGA
- a CDS encoding AN1-type zinc finger domain-containing protein: protein MASCDFCSDGTNMPYECGYCGGSFCSNHRLPENHDCSFRNAESDDEKWRDESMSTAQHRTKVVQAGGVLREVDGEEQETQYETADAQTYGRTPSKDEIIDDRSPDVAVDGSIKREDEQDAEDEVEESAGGLTLWTVAKAIGVIAFLAVFVWLAVI, encoded by the coding sequence ATGGCGAGTTGCGACTTCTGTAGCGACGGGACGAACATGCCGTACGAGTGCGGCTACTGCGGTGGATCGTTCTGCTCGAACCACCGACTCCCCGAGAATCACGACTGTTCGTTCAGGAACGCCGAGAGCGACGATGAGAAGTGGCGCGACGAGTCGATGAGCACAGCCCAGCACCGAACCAAGGTCGTACAAGCGGGCGGGGTGCTGCGGGAAGTCGACGGCGAGGAGCAAGAGACGCAGTACGAGACCGCCGACGCACAGACCTACGGCCGGACGCCGTCGAAAGACGAGATCATCGACGATCGAAGTCCGGATGTCGCCGTCGACGGCTCGATCAAACGCGAGGACGAGCAGGACGCCGAAGACGAGGTCGAGGAGAGCGCGGGCGGGCTGACGCTCTGGACCGTCGCAAAGGCGATCGGCGTGATCGCGTTCCTCGCCGTGTTCGTCTGGCTGGCCGTGATTTAG
- a CDS encoding DUF7522 family protein, with product MGASSDDALADELVSACRTTIGDSMRSITYFTVEDYEQVYIRSDLERDAELDRFVANERLGFTSQQTYGDSELGAYEFTIRAFDRGYVTRVIVGDRGVYVTTDKIHMDEFEELATAVRGVLREHRSD from the coding sequence ATGGGAGCGTCTAGCGACGATGCACTGGCCGACGAACTCGTCAGCGCCTGCCGGACGACGATCGGAGACTCGATGCGGAGTATCACCTACTTCACGGTCGAGGACTACGAGCAGGTCTACATCCGGAGCGACCTCGAACGCGACGCCGAACTGGATCGGTTCGTCGCCAACGAGCGCCTCGGATTTACGTCCCAGCAGACCTACGGTGACTCCGAACTGGGCGCTTACGAGTTCACGATCCGGGCGTTCGACCGGGGGTACGTCACGCGCGTCATCGTCGGCGATCGCGGCGTCTACGTGACGACCGACAAGATTCACATGGACGAGTTCGAAGAACTCGCAACAGCGGTGCGGGGGGTGTTGCGTGAGCATCGCAGTGACTGA
- a CDS encoding PadR family transcriptional regulator, with protein sequence MTRTDLTGFQRDLLEAIASVEQSQDEPPYGLEIKNHIEDEYGEEIHHGRLYPNLDELVEIGLVEKGMLDQRTNSYELTARGRKVLRDLAAALNEVLEA encoded by the coding sequence ATCACCCGGACCGATCTGACTGGCTTCCAGCGCGACCTCCTGGAGGCGATCGCGTCCGTCGAGCAGTCCCAAGACGAGCCGCCGTACGGACTCGAAATCAAGAATCACATCGAGGACGAGTACGGCGAGGAGATCCACCACGGCCGACTGTACCCGAACCTCGACGAGTTGGTCGAGATCGGGCTGGTCGAAAAGGGGATGCTGGACCAGCGTACAAACAGCTACGAGCTGACAGCCCGCGGCCGGAAGGTCCTTCGAGATCTCGCGGCCGCCCTGAACGAGGTGCTCGAAGCGTGA
- a CDS encoding NUDIX hydrolase: MTFDELWYLANEAEQRAEQARHRLASEYDEYLEFERTRRVSRPRFRTLAERIQANGTPYGAHTIVYRPSGELLLVRHETVDLWVLPGGGVRADESFREAAEREVAEEAGVEVSYDGLAMLTDVRVVADDATMRGVLPVFAGRAETTTPSVSDPDDEISAARWFAELPADTRDRDEILTWREQALSA; encoded by the coding sequence ATGACGTTCGACGAGCTCTGGTACCTCGCCAACGAAGCCGAACAGCGCGCCGAGCAGGCGCGACACCGGCTGGCCAGCGAGTACGACGAGTATCTGGAGTTCGAGCGCACGCGCCGGGTCAGTCGGCCGCGCTTCCGGACGCTCGCGGAGCGCATTCAGGCCAACGGAACGCCTTACGGCGCCCACACGATCGTCTACCGCCCCTCCGGTGAGCTGCTGTTAGTCCGCCACGAGACGGTCGATCTGTGGGTGCTACCCGGCGGCGGCGTCCGGGCGGACGAGTCGTTCCGCGAGGCCGCCGAGCGCGAAGTCGCCGAAGAGGCGGGCGTCGAAGTGAGCTACGACGGGCTGGCGATGCTGACAGACGTTCGCGTCGTCGCCGACGACGCCACGATGCGGGGCGTGCTCCCGGTGTTTGCCGGCCGTGCGGAGACGACGACGCCGAGCGTCTCCGACCCCGACGACGAGATTTCGGCGGCGCGGTGGTTCGCCGAATTGCCAGCGGACACGCGCGACCGCGACGAGATTTTGACGTGGCGAGAGCAGGCGCTCTCGGCCTGA